The stretch of DNA TCTTCGTACCCCACACAGACGAGGCCCTCGAACCCCGTGGCCGCGGctcgcgcgtcgtctccgggTTTCGAGGCACTCGCCGCCTTGGCGCTCCCCGAACTGGAGCCGTCGCCCGACGACGCGTACAGCTTGAGAGTCACCACTCCTCGCGGAGCAGCGTCTGGTTCttggtcttcttcgcttcgccccgccgctcttctctcggcgccgAACGCGTGGAGCTGCGGACGCGGCACACACGCCCCGGGAGCCTTGGCGAGAGGTTCGAACGCGGGGTGGAGAAACGACGCGAGGGTTCGGCCCGTCTTTGCCTCAAACACACTCACCGATCCATCTGCCGCGCCCACGACGCACGTCTTCCCCTCAGCGCcgaaggcgcatgcagtcaaCGGCGCGCCGGCCACGAAGACCGAGAGCGCGACAGGCTCcggcgcgcgagagccgcTGCGCTTCTCAGGCGAGGTCGGGAGCAACCACGTCCACGCCGTCTGGTCGGCGGAGACCGCCAGCACCGCGTACCCGCGAGggtggaaggcgagcgcCGTCACATCTTCCGCGGGGCCTTTCAACTGATGCAGCAGCGACACTGCGAGAGGGGACGAAGCGGGTTCTGACGCCTCGCCCGCGCAGGACTGTGCAcccgaagcagaggaagaagaggaagaagcgggagaggtggaagaagagggaggagaacaGAGGACAGAGTAGATGCGCACGTCTCCATCGAAGCATCCacaggcgaggaggcgaccGTCGAAGGAGAAGGCCGTGGCGGATACGGtatcttttccttcctcgagGACAGCGGCGGGGGCCAGGAGCGTGGCGGGGGCGGCACAGGCGAGGTGGGGACGGCCCTCGGCCGgcggcagcgaaggaagaaggtAGAGTCGGCATTTGTCGTCGCACGAGCCCAAGGCGACGACACTGTTTCCGCTGAGTCGGAGCGGGGAGACCGCAGCAGACACGATCGAGTCCTCGGCCCCCTCGCAGACAGCCTTCAGCCGGCGCGAAGCCTCGGcaacgagaaaaggcgaagcagaggaaggcggaacaTCAACGAACTCGCCGTCGGGCGTCTCGATCACCCAGCGGCATCCTGGCGGGGCTGCAGGGAAACCTGACTCGTCAACTTCGTCTTCGTCATCCATGGACACATCGTCGTCcatctcctcttcgctgggGAGAACAAGCGCAGCATCGACTGCTTGGGCAGGATCCAAGTAGGCCGcgtcctctgcatgcgaggcAGCCGACCCAGGAGagccagaggaagaagaggacgaagaagaggacgaagaagaggacgaagaagaggacgaagaagaggaaggggggagaagCCTGTTAGAGTCAGCCATCTTTTTGAGGATGAGGAAGGATAGGCACTAGGGGGCGGGCAGACGCGTGGGCGTGAGGAGATATAGCGGGGAGAATGAACAGCGAACTCGATGAGtcacggagacgaagagacgaaatGCGCGCAGAAACGTTCAACTCTCCGCACAGATCCCTTACGGATTGAAGCAACGCTCCTTTTTTTGTGTCCTGTCTGTCGAGCGGTCTCCGCGgtctgccgccgccgctgcgtcgcctggctctcgctctcggacACCCACACTCAATACCCgtccgtcctctctttgcaAGTTTAGGGTTTAGAGTCGCCTGTTcccctccctgtctcctttgcgcTTCCATCaccctcccttcttccctctctacagtcttctccgtttttcgaCGACCTTTTCTGGGGAGTGGTAACGCAGTTCGAAGGGAAAATGCCTCGGGCGGTGGGCAACACGCCCGACTCcaacgtgcatgcagatgacAGCCGCGgggggggagaaggacggTGATAAAAATCGAGCCGACCCTTCGTCTATCTTCCACCTTGAAAACGCGATGAGAGAAACCAAGGACAGATCTCAgtgggaagaaaaaggaacgcgTCTCGAGTCTCCTTTttgagaggcgacgagacgcgcgTCCTGCGCatgctgtctcgcgcgccgcgcttttctctctccacgaaAAGGTTCCGCCACGCGCACACGCCTGCTCGAGTGTGTGCATCActtgtcgctctcgccgtccctccGCTGTAGACTCTGCAGTCTTCCGGTTTCGTGTCTGTTGTCGTTTCTCGTCCCTCACAACCTTTCGGCAAACCTCCGCCCAGGAGAGGGTGCCTGGGGCATGTACCTCCAGGGAAGGGCCTCCCCTCCTTGAGCCTGTCGGGGGCCTGTCTGGGTTCAGCACTGTGGACTCTCTCATCGCTagcgcgcttctctccctcatcGCTagcgcgcttctcttcctcatcgctagcgcgcttctctccctcatcGCGTTGGAATTCACCTGCGAGACACATGAGCCTCTCCAGAGGTTACACCCCGTCCCCACGCCGCGCTCTGTCTTCCAGTGTGTGAAcgggcctttctctcgcctgaCGTGTTTGTGTCGCACCGTTCGAGTCCGGATCTGCCTCGGggtgttctctccttctctcttctttcctctccgtttccttttcgctcctttcgccttttctcctcctctcttcgtaCCTTCgtgcttccgtctctctaGATGTGTCGACTTGTCCGGAACGAGGTGGAGATCGGTTCAtcactcttttctccttgcgTTTGCGGCCTGGTCCCCGGCGCCACATCGAGGAAACCGCCGTCTGTTCTCGCGTAGTCTCTgggctttcctctcccccctttGTCCAAATGCCTGCGCATCGGCGCCCCGCCATGATTCTTCGGGCTATGCCCGGCCTCTCcactcgcgtctcctcgcgtcttctcttcctcttctctctctccgcattcgcttctcttcgctgtctccacgctccccccgcttctctctgcttgccttcttctctcctctctcctctcgctgcgaCACCGTCACCTGCTTCCTGCGCGGCCGCAGACTCCCGGCCTGGCGCGTTTGTACCCTCCGCGTCCGCTCCGCagttcttcgctctcgcgcttccggtgtccagcgaggagacggacgtTTCCGAGGAccgcgacgacgacgacttccgcgacgaggacggcgtcGGCGATGACGACGCCATCCGCGACGACGAGATcgaggagcgcgaagaagatcTCCTCCTGatgcagaaggcggcgactgcggcggGGCAGTCGGCGCAAGCGAAGCTCGCTGGGGGCTCTGAGGCGCGGAATCAGTCCCCCGGCGAGGTCCGCGGCCCCGGAGACAGTGCCGACCCGCGGCTGGACCGACTTCTCCAACTCCGCCGTGAGGCGACGGACGCGCTGCAGACGCGCATTGGAAAAGTCCTTGAAAACTTCGAAAAGGTTTCCTTCACAGACCCCGGCCAGATCGACGGCATCCTGTTCCGCGAGACTTTCCAGGACGATCCCCTCGCGCGTGGCAGATGGGTGCCGAGCGCCGATCCGAAATTTCAAGGTGAGCGACGGCAGTCTGCAGAAGGCACGGACGGCGTGCACGGCATCCCCGCGGCCTCCCTCCGGCTGCTTCCGGCGAATCTGCGTTTGCATCCTCCCACCTGCCAAGCGcgttgtgtctcctctcaggCCGCTGGGCCGTCGAGACCCGCAGCGAGGCTGTGATcgctggcgagaagaaccTCGGGATGCAAGACATGGTACGCCCGTGCTCGCCCTCTTTGCGCGTTCGCGCGTGacgcctcccctctctcctttcttgaAGACACCCCACACGGTTGGACTTCCCAGaccttcgcctttctctgaaGCCGCCAACTCGCGAACGACAGGcaaagtgcatgcgcggcctcTGCAGATCCCAGAGCGGGACCACCAAGCTCATACGCCCCAACAAACTTGCATCCATGATTATGTATATCTAGGTCAATGTGTGTATatggatatgcatgcatgtatgcatgtacatatatctatacatatctatatatatctacatagCTaattatatatgtatatatatatatatatatatatgtatatttatcGGTATGTAGGTGTATGCATAACTGTCCAAGTGCATCGGCGCGCCGATGACGAAGCGTGCGCCGCGCACTTGTCGAAAGATGCCCCCGTGTTTGTCGTGCAGCTTTTTGTGGCCAAGTCCAATGCATTCTTTTTCCAACTCTTGTGCGGAGCGCCTTCGACGAACGCCGAcacctcgcttttcttcgtgcTTCGCTTCGCTTTTACatcgtttcccttctgtccttctctctcctctcttctctctccctccgaatgttctctttgtctccgttcatctctcgtttcttctctcttttctctttccgttcccttctctttctgtcctcttctttgtttcccctctgtcttcgcgcGAACTTGGCGCTCTTCCGGCTCTCATCACGTTTttgctttctgccttttccccctgtGCTCAGAATAAATTTCACGGGGTCGCGACGCGCCTCAGCTCTCCGGTGACAGACACCCTGAACTCACACTTTGTGTTTCAGTACGAAATTCTTCAAACCCGGCCGCTGACGTGTGGAGGCGGCTACGTGAAACTCCTGGACTTCCCCAAGGATAAGGCCCTCAAGGACTTCAATCACTTGACTGACTACGTGATCATGTTCGGCCCCGACATGTGCGGATCCTCGAACGTCGTCAACTTCATCTTGAAAATTCTAAATCCAGCGACTGGCGGATGGTCCGTTCACACAGCACTCTGAGCCGCACGGCTCCGCCTTGCTGAATCCTAACCCCGCTGTATGCTTTCGTGGCCTCGCTTCAAGGGCGTCACGTGACGGGGCCtcggcagagacacaaacatGCAACTATCCACACTTATATAGACCTGTGTAGCCATGCATAAACCAGAAACATccgtgcatatatatatatatgtaagaATGGACATGCTCACTTTTGTGTGTGCACTGCAATGTGCCTATGTGCCAGCCTAACATTTTCAGCCATGGCTACATggacatgcatacatgttTACCAGTGGATAGCAGCGACAGAACGACACAGACAAGAAGCGTTTTATTGgttgaatatatatatatatatatatatatcggaATATGTTTATGTCTCTGcgcggggagaggcggagatcAATCGCGGTATTGGGTTGCGTCAGCCGCGTTCACGCTGACACGTCGGTCACGGATTTGTGTCTTTTGAGTTCTCAGGACCGAGCATCGCCTCGACGCACCACCGCGCCTGACGCCGTCTCCACTGTCGAATCTCCTCACGCTGTGGATAAAGCCAGACGACACTTTCGAGATTCACGTCGATGGCAGTGTCGTTCGCCAAGTGGGTTACGCTGATCCGCTTCCGGGGCTTTGcactctcgctttctctctcgctttctctctcgctttctctgtgtgtctctctctctttctctgtttatTTCGCTGTATatccttcgctctctccttctcttcctctctctcattcactctctctctttccttctctccctctctccctcgctttctctctctctttctctcgctctgtctctctttttgtcacAGTCTGTCCTCCATTCTCCCCTAGCGGCAATTTCTGGTTCATCTTGTGTCGTTCGGCGTCGGCACTTTGGCTCGGCGAGCTGTAGGCGCTCTGGCTGATTTTCTGCTTTTCCAAGGCGACGGCCGCCCGCGtttcgttgtctcctctcttctctcgccaggGATCTTTGTGGAAGGACATGCTGCCGCCTCTTCAGCCCCCGAAGACACTCGTTGTTGGACTTCGCGCGTCCGcagcggaggacgaagatGCACATGCAGGCGACGTAAGGCGCAGTGCTTACggacaaaaagagacagaaggcaaaCCGAAAACCAGGAGCGTGgccgcttctccagcagTGCAGAGCGAACCGTAGAAGAAGCGTACAGACGAGTACAGACaacgaaaacaaaaacggtaacgaaggaagaagacgagaggccgAGATCGAAAGAGGGGGGGAAATGCTCAGATCGCCACTATCTCTTGGTTCTGTGTTTTGCCGTGAGGGGTGGGCGGGCGAAGCTGGAACGAACTCAAAGCGGCCGATGGCGCTGGGCTCGTGGAGGTTCTGCCTCGAGTCGACACCCCTCTGAAGCGCTCGGAAGGCGCACACACGGAAGAAGAACCGGCCGTGCGTGTCCAtgcaggaggcgaagaagaactcAACATCAGGCATCAGGAATCCTGCCTACTTCAAGCTCGaggttcgtctctctcttcttcgcgtgtATCTTCGTCTCATTCccgctccgtctctctcttcatttctcttcctcttttcgcatctctctccttcgtttgGTCCGTCGGTCGCACCCTCACGCTGTCATCCGTTCGTCCCCTGCGGTACCCGAGTCGCTCCTCATGCCcgtccccctctctccctctttctccttctctctccctctcccctttttgtctttgtcATTTTCGCTTTTGCGTGTGCGctctgttttcgttttccctcagCACGCCCATCGGCTGCGGAACATCAACGCGATCGGCTTGGAGTTGTGGACTGTCGAAGGCGGCACGGCGTTCGACAACGTGATTCTCGCAAACTCCATCGAGGCAGCGCGGACCTTTGCCAAGACGACATTCGACGTGAGAACCTCGATCGCATGCACGGCAGGAAAGTCGGCGCCCCCCGCGCGCGgcctggcctctctctcttctcaccaTTTCCTCTCATTGAGGGTTTGTGCGGCTGGTGAAGCTCGAAcggcgcagaaaagagaccgGGGCGGAGGTCGacgcctcgtttttctttttaGGTTTCGCCAGATTGGCGCGTCGCTCgtgcttcctcgctttcgcaTCGGATCTAGCGGcactgcttctctctctttgtggcTTCGCGCATGCGGCGGGATCCTgctcgcttttccctttcgGACTGTGTCAGGTGCGTCGCCGGAAAGAGCAGGAGCTTCGTCTCCAGATGGACACGGTGCATCGCGCGTGGCGGCTCGAGTTCGCCGAAAAGCAACGCGCACTGGAGGCCGAACTCgaaagcgaaaaggcgagcagtctgccttcctcgttcctcgACGGCTTGCTGGTCACGCTTCAGCAATTCGCAGATGCAACCgggctcttctcccccttcgtcctcgctgccCTAGCAGCTTGTACCTTGTGAGTCTCAACTCTGTTGTCTCCAGAGAAGTGGGAAAAACCCTGTTTCTGTGAACCGTCCCTCGGCCGCCTGAGCGCTGCCGGCCTCTTCCGGAGCCTCCCCGCGGGGTCTTTGGCTCCTGTCCGTGTCTCGTCTTAGcagcctcgctgtctcgggATCATCGCCTGGATTCCCCTGTCCTTGCTTCTCAGATGCCTCCTCTTGGTCATCGGACGCCAGCGCCCTCGGCCGAGCTCGCCGCGAGAACcgaccgagaaggaagggaagaagaagaaatgaGGAGGAACGCGCACGAGCGGACGCGAGCGCTAGCATAGGCGACGGGCTGCGGCAGGCGCAGAGTAGAGAGAGGCAACGTGGccacgaaagagagagtgtCCGTGAGGTGGAGAGGCACAGGCAAAATGCATGAAGcaaggaaaacaggaaaggcgaaagcTGCGCCTGGGTTCGCCCCTTTgagctgtctcttccgccctcCCTTTGTCTTCACCGCGTCGATGCGCGCCTagctcggcgcctctcgcccaAAAAAAGGCGGTTTCTGGAAATCTCCGTCTGTCCGTGCTTCCTGTCGTGGTGCCGATTTCGGTGCTTTCTCCCACTTTGCAAAAGACGCCTCAAAAACCTCTTCCGCTCTCAACAGCGCCACGCAGTGGAGGGGTCGCCGGGcggagtctctctcggcgacgacgcgccACACGCTCgcctcatatatatatatatatatatatatatcatgaTTTCTATACATACAAAATTccattatatatatgtatatatatcgttTCTATACATTCAGAAATCCattacatatacatatatattatgATACACGTGTGTACATGTCATGATAAGTTGCACGTAGCTGATTCtactttttctttctttttgaCCGAgtctccccctttctctcttctcgcgtctccctgtgtATCCTTTTCTTGGCTTTCTCACCGCCAgtctctgcctgtttccAAACCTCACAGCTCTGTGAACCTGCCTTCTGGCCGCTCGCGGTTGCCTCCGACTGCACGCCTACTTTGgattcttttctcgcttcacATGCTTCTCCCGAAACGCTTTAAGGAGACCTGGAGaaagcgcgcgcggcgctggTGTGGTGGGTGTCCTTAGAGCCGCGATGCCTCGCCTGAGCAGACCTCGTTACACATGATTCCAAGTCGCTCGCG from Neospora caninum Liverpool complete genome, chromosome XI encodes:
- a CDS encoding putative WD domain, G-beta repeat-containing protein, coding for MADSNRLLPPSSSSSSSSSSSSSSSSSSSSSGSPGSAASHAEDAAYLDPAQAVDAALVLPSEEEMDDDVSMDDEDEVDESGFPAAPPGCRWVIETPDGEFVDVPPSSASPFLVAEASRRLKAVCEGAEDSIVSAAVSPLRLSGNSVVALGSCDDKCRLYLLPSLPPAEGRPHLACAAPATLLAPAAVLEEGKDTVSATAFSFDGRLLACGCFDGDVRIYSVLCSPPSSSTSPASSSSSSASGAQSCAGEASEPASSPLAVSLLHQLKGPAEDVTALAFHPRGYAVLAVSADQTAWTWLLPTSPEKRSGSRAPEPVALSVFVAGAPLTACAFGAEGKTCVVGAADGSVSVFEAKTGRTLASFLHPAFEPLAKAPGACVPRPQLHAFGAERRAAGRSEEDQEPDAAPRGVVTLKLYASSGDGSSSGSAKAASASKPGDDARAAATGFEGLVCVGYEDGWLLLFNEKTGKILFASAAHTGSVEAVEFLLPGSEACGGDSDARAQVTREFFAGKAEAGDEGETSSREAALTAAAARAAWEGQLAQGCLLTAGLDGDVLVWNVAQRKVRATLSLSSLAVSSFPAARPDAASGSAASGLAASGSATPAEPSDEGERAEDAEQLFAKDEGITRLCLHPHALPVVALGTTDGKVLLADVRQGDALSVWAAHESGAVMELHSLAHADEEKGAKGANDAGRSQASGRVWNVLSAGEDGLGKVWSVDVLEGVRQRQL
- a CDS encoding Calr protein, related, whose amino-acid sequence is MPAHRRPAMILRAMPGLSTRVSSRLLFLFSLSAFASLRCLHAPPASLCLPSSLLSPLAATPSPASCAAADSRPGAFVPSASAPQFFALALPVSSEETDVSEDRDDDDFRDEDGVGDDDAIRDDEIEEREEDLLLMQKAATAAGQSAQAKLAGGSEARNQSPGEVRGPGDSADPRLDRLLQLRREATDALQTRIGKVLENFEKVSFTDPGQIDGILFRETFQDDPLARGRWVPSADPKFQGRWAVETRSEAVIAGEKNLGMQDMNKFHGVATRLSSPVTDTLNSHFVFQYEILQTRPLTCGGGYVKLLDFPKDKALKDFNHLTDYVIMFGPDMCGSSNVVNFILKILNPATGGWTEHRLDAPPRLTPSPLSNLLTLWIKPDDTFEIHVDGSVVRQGSLWKDMLPPLQPPKTLVVGLRASAAEDEDAHAGDEAKKNSTSGIRNPAYFKLEHAHRLRNINAIGLELWTVEGGTAFDNVILANSIEAARTFAKTTFDVRRRKEQELRLQMDTVHRAWRLEFAEKQRALEAELESEKASSLPSSFLDGLLVTLQQFADATGLFSPFVLAALAACTLCLLLVIGRQRPRPSSPREPTEKEGKKKK